The Anopheles maculipalpis chromosome 3RL, idAnoMacuDA_375_x, whole genome shotgun sequence genomic sequence TTTTGGCCCATTGCGTGCTGCTCATCATGTGCTCCAACATTAGAAGATACATACCAAAGTTGAACCGTGAATTAATACCAGCATTCCGGACATTCCATGATGAGTTTTCATCGAAGGTCCCGCTAGAGGAAAGCCGGAAGCAGCCAAAAGATAAACAACCGGTCGGGGTTCCATCTGCTCGATCGATTGCCGCCAAGTACCAAGTTTTTCGAGACACCGATGCCCCGGTAATTCTGGACGTAGATGAGGAAAGATTACTTCACGAGGCAGGATTGCAACAACCGGAAAAGATACAGGATCTTCCGGACATGTACAGTGGCATCAATTTATCCCGTaagtgatttttgtttaagaTCTTTTTGAACTCCATGTTGCATAATTCTTTGTTGTCTATTGCAGGAGGCAAAAGTGGCGTGTACGAGATAGAAGATTTGGTAACCGTACTAAGGCTGAACAATGCTATAAATATATTCGTATGCACAGTACCGAAAGACATCAAATATGTCGACTACATGTGCATTGTTTCTGGACGCAGCGTAAGACACATGCGGGGAATGGCAGAGTTTGTGCGGAAAGTGTTTAAAATGAAACGAACCCCGAGCGATATTATTCCTAAAATTGAAGGAGAATCAAGCAGCGACTGGATGGCAATGGATCTTGGTACTGTCGACTAGATAATAGTGCATACAGTAACCTTTACTATAAAACCCATCTGGTTTCCATTTGTAGGTAACATTGCGCTGCACATTTTCTCCACAAAAGCTCGCGAACAGTACGATCTGGAATCGCTCTGGAGTGTTGGATCTGAGTTCGATCGAGAGTACAACAAACCGAGTGAAGAATTGGTGCAATTGTTTGAGAAGCACACCATCTATCTGGACGACTTGAAACCACTGAAAAAAGAAGGTGAAAGAGCGGAAACATAGGGAATTAGtaataagcatttttttgtagaagGAAAATAGACGGAAAATAGTAACATACTTACTTGCTTGCCTATCAAGCGGATTGCCGTTTTGGTATCCTGCCTCCGCCGGTGTTTAGTAATTAAAAGCTTAAAAAGGCTAGAGGGACTGTGTGGTCTGGTGAATCACGAACTCATGAAGCTCAAGATTGAATCATTTGAATTTGTCCTGCCACACACACCGGGCCAAAAATTATTCTGAGCATCGATGTTTTGTCTGCTCAGAGGAGCAAAGgtaaagttttggacgacttcaaggGTTCGATCACATATCTGATTATCACCCCTAGGTAAATCAGTGT encodes the following:
- the LOC126562842 gene encoding uncharacterized protein LOC126562842, whose product is MCSNIRRYIPKLNRELIPAFRTFHDEFSSKVPLEESRKQPKDKQPVGVPSARSIAAKYQVFRDTDAPVILDVDEERLLHEAGLQQPEKIQDLPDMYSGINLSRGKSGVYEIEDLVTVLRLNNAINIFVCTVPKDIKYVDYMCIVSGRSVRHMRGMAEFVRKVFKMKRTPSDIIPKIEGESSSDWMAMDLGNIALHIFSTKAREQYDLESLWSVGSEFDREYNKPSEELVQLFEKHTIYLDDLKPLKKEGERAET